One part of the Deltaproteobacteria bacterium HGW-Deltaproteobacteria-4 genome encodes these proteins:
- a CDS encoding MerR family transcriptional regulator encodes MSLGENWQSLDAAAQKYGIDRSSLLSWLEEGILRSEVDNEGILLLNIDDLELKIHELTKL; translated from the coding sequence ATGTCACTCGGAGAAAACTGGCAGAGTCTTGATGCTGCGGCGCAAAAGTACGGGATCGACAGAAGTTCACTCCTTTCCTGGCTGGAGGAGGGGATCCTGCGCAGCGAGGTCGATAACGAAGGGATTCTTCTCCTTAATATTGACGATCTGGAACTCAAAATTCATGAATTGACCAAACTCTGA
- a CDS encoding septal ring lytic transglycosylase RlpA family lipoprotein, with amino-acid sequence MLCSACAITTTKVGPLSAPTPAGVLTPLQSTPLQIPISEELQPPPPRHPAEDAAAALPSVAAEELIVAPATSEPPPPAAPAYYQSFASYYAKRFEGRRTASGEPYDPAQLTAATRDFPLQSWLKVINPANGREVIVRVNDRTGKRKTPLVDLSRAAASKLGFLGKGKIRVHVIPISPAP; translated from the coding sequence ATGCTTTGTAGTGCCTGCGCTATAACGACGACAAAGGTCGGCCCCCTTTCTGCGCCAACTCCAGCAGGCGTGCTAACCCCCCTTCAAAGCACGCCGCTCCAGATCCCCATATCCGAAGAACTGCAGCCGCCGCCCCCCCGCCATCCGGCAGAGGACGCCGCAGCCGCATTGCCAAGCGTTGCCGCTGAAGAGCTTATTGTGGCCCCCGCGACAAGCGAGCCACCACCCCCGGCCGCCCCTGCTTACTACCAGAGTTTTGCTTCATACTACGCGAAACGCTTTGAGGGACGCCGCACCGCCTCGGGCGAGCCCTATGATCCTGCTCAGTTGACCGCCGCCACCAGGGATTTCCCTCTGCAAAGCTGGCTCAAAGTGATCAATCCTGCCAACGGCAGAGAGGTCATCGTGCGCGTCAACGATCGCACCGGAAAACGTAAAACGCCGCTCGTCGATCTTTCACGAGCAGCAGCAAGCAAACTCGGGTTTCTCGGAAAAGGGAAAATTCGGGTCCACGTCATCCCGATCTCCCCCGCTCCTTAG
- the mraZ gene encoding division/cell wall cluster transcriptional repressor MraZ, with protein sequence MNFQGEYINLIDPKGRASIPSRFRETLNSVYGDDRLIVTKNIDGGLTAYPLSRWPQIVENVKSRPVGQPRTHMIRLLISPAQECTFDKQGRIQIPLSLRSHANLTKEIVVVGHFDKIEIFNQSHYDQVTHKSESFLQENPQDMADMGF encoded by the coding sequence ATGAACTTTCAAGGCGAGTACATCAATCTGATCGACCCGAAAGGCCGAGCCAGTATCCCTTCTCGCTTTCGCGAAACGCTCAATAGCGTCTACGGCGATGACCGCCTGATCGTGACCAAGAATATCGATGGCGGCCTCACCGCTTACCCTCTCTCCCGTTGGCCGCAAATAGTTGAAAACGTCAAAAGCCGACCAGTCGGGCAACCCAGAACCCATATGATTCGCTTGCTCATTTCTCCGGCCCAGGAATGCACCTTTGACAAACAGGGGCGCATTCAAATCCCGCTCTCCCTTCGGAGTCATGCCAATCTCACCAAGGAGATTGTCGTTGTCGGCCACTTCGACAAAATCGAAATTTTTAATCAGTCCCATTACGATCAGGTCACTCACAAATCAGAGTCGTTCTTGCAGGAAAACCCGCAAGACATGGCGGATATGGGTTTCTAG
- a CDS encoding 16S rRNA (cytosine(1402)-N(4))-methyltransferase: MAATDFKHLSVLPEATIACLAPRAGEIYLDGTVGGGGHARLILEASAPDGRLIGLDRDPDALEHAARILSPYGMRVSLHHACFAELATILDTLSIDAVDGVLFDLGVSSWQLDSAGRGFSFRQDGPLDMRMDPTRGESAADIVNHRDETELVRIFREYGEERFAGRIARHIVKIRQITPFTRTTELAEMVRDVVPGGNIPARIHPATRIFQALRIEVNGELEQVKSGISTAFQRLKIGGRLAIISFHSLEDRIVKQTFQQLSTGCNCPPKLPLCVCGRTPVAELLTRRGIKGSTADSDNPRARSAVLRAIRKLCN, from the coding sequence ATGGCAGCGACCGACTTCAAACACCTGTCCGTTCTGCCCGAGGCAACGATCGCCTGCCTGGCGCCGCGGGCGGGGGAGATTTATCTCGACGGCACGGTTGGCGGCGGCGGCCATGCCCGCCTGATCCTTGAAGCTTCGGCCCCCGACGGCCGCCTGATCGGCCTCGACCGTGATCCCGACGCTCTCGAGCACGCGGCACGGATTCTGTCTCCTTACGGAATGCGAGTCTCCCTGCATCATGCCTGCTTTGCGGAACTGGCAACGATCCTTGACACCCTCTCCATTGACGCTGTCGACGGAGTTCTTTTCGATCTGGGGGTCTCTTCCTGGCAACTCGACAGCGCCGGACGGGGATTCTCCTTTCGTCAGGACGGCCCCCTTGACATGCGCATGGATCCAACGCGCGGTGAATCAGCTGCGGATATCGTCAACCATCGGGATGAGACTGAACTGGTACGAATCTTTCGGGAATACGGGGAAGAACGCTTTGCCGGTCGCATTGCCAGACACATTGTGAAGATTCGCCAGATCACCCCCTTTACCCGCACGACAGAACTTGCCGAGATGGTGCGCGATGTTGTTCCCGGCGGCAACATCCCGGCGCGGATTCACCCGGCTACACGAATTTTTCAAGCATTACGCATTGAAGTCAACGGCGAACTAGAGCAGGTCAAGAGCGGGATCAGCACCGCCTTTCAGCGTTTAAAGATCGGCGGTCGACTAGCCATTATCTCTTTTCACTCACTGGAAGACCGCATTGTCAAACAGACATTCCAACAGTTGAGTACGGGGTGTAACTGCCCGCCCAAACTTCCCCTTTGCGTCTGCGGACGGACCCCCGTCGCGGAACTCCTTACGCGCCGCGGCATCAAGGGTTCAACGGCAGACAGTGACAATCCCCGGGCCCGCAGTGCCGTATTACGGGCAATTCGCAAACTTTGCAACTAA
- the ftsL gene encoding cell division protein FtsL has translation MAPSHSSTITRIGAAPLIHRTMLTPLLCTILGLAIISVFFVWSRQQVLSLQYDIASIESSIRSAHQEASKLQVEVTMLRQPRRIEELARKELGLVMPDPRKIIVIR, from the coding sequence ATGGCACCAAGTCACTCTTCAACTATTACCCGCATCGGTGCGGCTCCCCTCATTCACCGCACAATGCTGACCCCACTGCTCTGCACCATTCTTGGTCTCGCCATCATTTCGGTCTTTTTCGTCTGGTCACGGCAGCAGGTTCTCAGCTTGCAATACGACATAGCCAGCATTGAAAGCAGTATCCGCAGCGCCCACCAGGAAGCAAGCAAGCTGCAGGTTGAAGTGACGATGTTACGGCAGCCGCGACGCATCGAGGAATTGGCGCGCAAGGAACTGGGTCTGGTGATGCCCGACCCCCGAAAAATTATTGTTATTCGCTAA
- a CDS encoding penicillin-binding protein, with protein sequence MTPQEFKAYKRLRLVTFCLSAIFLVIIGRAFYLQVITNQKWEQLAERQYRKTIRDESPRGTIFDQNNEPMALSIAVDMVYVEPNQPTSFPSTAKEKEKRREAAAVLAATLSLPAAEITKKLHSNKNYHLIKRQISPEEGSLLRKKIKDQKLPWIGIKQEYRRYYPNAEVGAQLLGFTGLEHQGLEGLELKYNDLLLSKGEGLREGRKDNRGRVIGASQERGKETLPGSSLVLTINQKIQFIAERELAEGLRSSGSKAGCVIVLDPATGKVLALANQPGFNPNALSEYRPGDWRNRALGDAFEPGSTQKIFTVAAALNEKVITPGQLIHCENGSYKVGGKVIRDHDPLGLITITDILKHSSNIGSAKIGKKLERERLYKYLSDFGFGSVTGIDLPGESRGRLHKPGKWYEIDLAAISFGQGLTVTPMQTAAAMAAIANHGLLMQPHVVEKIISGDGSETIIAPKALRQVVSAETANIVRDMLMTVTEKGGTGTLAVVPGYRTAGKTGTAQKADAATRKYSVDKRVASFVGFIPAESPKLVIHVLLDEPKGQVYGGLIAAPIFSHVAAQTLQLLGIPPTYPEDRNTILPSAEAIAKILGSAEAEELTALDPHSFDDIVEVDENGEAIALVPSGPVMPNFLGLSSRQVLEMAQESSLNLKLIGSGRVIEQDPPAGMPIPLGSGIWVRLEPPSDRPIPAEKSPK encoded by the coding sequence ATGACGCCCCAGGAGTTCAAGGCCTACAAACGACTCCGGCTCGTTACTTTTTGCCTGAGTGCCATCTTTCTTGTGATTATCGGCAGAGCCTTTTACCTCCAGGTCATTACCAATCAGAAATGGGAGCAACTGGCAGAACGGCAATATCGCAAAACTATCCGTGACGAATCGCCGCGCGGCACCATTTTTGATCAAAATAATGAGCCCATGGCCCTCAGCATTGCCGTGGATATGGTCTACGTCGAGCCGAACCAGCCCACAAGTTTTCCCTCGACGGCCAAGGAAAAAGAGAAGCGTCGGGAAGCAGCTGCGGTTCTGGCCGCGACATTGTCTCTCCCTGCGGCGGAGATTACGAAGAAGCTCCATTCGAATAAAAATTACCACCTGATCAAAAGACAAATCTCTCCGGAAGAGGGGTCGCTGCTTCGTAAAAAAATCAAGGATCAGAAACTCCCCTGGATCGGCATCAAGCAGGAGTATCGGCGCTATTATCCTAACGCCGAAGTCGGCGCCCAACTCCTCGGTTTCACAGGTCTTGAACATCAAGGACTCGAAGGACTTGAACTGAAATACAACGACCTTCTCCTCAGTAAAGGAGAAGGTCTTCGGGAAGGAAGAAAGGACAATCGTGGACGCGTAATCGGCGCGAGTCAGGAGAGAGGAAAGGAAACTCTCCCGGGCAGCAGCCTTGTCCTCACTATCAATCAAAAGATTCAATTCATTGCGGAGAGGGAATTAGCCGAAGGTCTGCGTTCGTCAGGCTCAAAAGCCGGTTGCGTCATTGTTCTCGATCCCGCAACCGGGAAGGTTCTGGCATTGGCGAATCAGCCTGGCTTCAATCCGAATGCGCTGTCTGAGTATCGTCCCGGAGATTGGCGTAACCGAGCCCTGGGCGATGCTTTTGAACCGGGGTCGACACAAAAAATCTTTACAGTCGCCGCGGCTCTTAATGAAAAAGTTATTACCCCGGGACAGTTGATTCACTGTGAAAACGGCTCGTACAAAGTCGGCGGCAAGGTTATTCGCGATCACGACCCCCTCGGCCTGATTACGATTACCGACATCCTCAAGCACAGTTCAAATATCGGTTCCGCTAAGATTGGCAAGAAGTTGGAGCGGGAACGACTTTACAAATACCTGAGCGACTTTGGCTTCGGGAGCGTCACCGGTATCGATCTGCCCGGTGAATCGCGGGGAAGGTTGCACAAGCCGGGGAAGTGGTATGAGATCGATCTGGCCGCTATCTCCTTTGGGCAGGGACTGACTGTGACTCCGATGCAGACAGCGGCAGCAATGGCAGCGATTGCCAACCACGGATTGTTGATGCAACCACATGTTGTCGAAAAGATTATCAGCGGCGACGGCAGCGAAACAATCATTGCACCAAAAGCGCTGCGGCAGGTCGTCTCGGCGGAGACCGCCAATATTGTCCGTGACATGCTGATGACGGTCACCGAAAAGGGGGGGACCGGCACCTTGGCCGTTGTCCCCGGTTATCGCACCGCCGGCAAGACCGGAACTGCCCAGAAAGCCGATGCCGCCACCCGCAAATATTCCGTCGACAAGCGGGTCGCCAGTTTTGTCGGCTTCATCCCCGCCGAGAGCCCCAAACTGGTCATCCATGTTCTTCTGGACGAGCCAAAAGGGCAAGTTTACGGCGGCTTGATTGCCGCTCCGATCTTTAGTCACGTTGCGGCGCAAACTCTGCAACTGCTCGGCATTCCGCCGACTTACCCGGAAGATCGCAATACGATTCTCCCTTCGGCGGAAGCGATCGCTAAGATCCTGGGGAGCGCAGAAGCAGAAGAATTGACGGCCCTGGATCCCCATTCATTCGATGATATAGTTGAAGTCGATGAAAATGGCGAAGCCATCGCTTTGGTACCGAGCGGCCCGGTGATGCCAAACTTCCTAGGCTTAAGCAGTCGTCAGGTCTTGGAAATGGCACAAGAGAGCAGTCTCAACCTGAAGTTGATCGGTAGCGGGCGAGTCATTGAACAGGATCCGCCCGCCGGCATGCCGATCCCATTGGGGAGCGGAATCTGGGTCCGGCTCGAACCCCCGAGTGACCGCCCGATCCCGGCAGAAAAGAGCCCGAAATGA
- a CDS encoding UDP-N-acetylmuramoyl-L-alanyl-D-glutamate--2,6-diaminopimelate ligase, with translation MKLINLLTKLPIIHQFGPTYLVVAALCNDSRLVRPGSAFFALRGTAQDGHNYIQQALQQGAKILFMEEMIALPADCCGIVVADCRKTLSLAAAEFYRHPEAELCMVGVTGTNGKTTITYLLEAILRAAGKAPAVLGTVSYRFNDLQQVASHTTPDAIELFASLATFRQHGATAAVMEVSSHALHQYRVEGISFDAAVFTNLTPEHLDYHADMEEYFAAKRRLFAERLKPGARAALCIDDAYGERLASEFPQAITCGLASRAAVHPQEIKLSLDGIHGTFTSPLGLLRIDSRLVGPFNLQNLLCAVAAGVALNLPTTAIEAGIDAAHAVPGRLERVENARGALILVDYAHTGDALDKALAAVATLQPQRIITVFGCGGDRDRRKRPIMGEVAARHSQLAIVTSDNPRTEDPHAIIAEVEKGVQQIHPRRLSEAEVRQGANGYLVVPDRRQAIRLAVSILTAGDLLLVAGKGHEDYQIIGKEKFHFDDREELRAALSTGGSA, from the coding sequence ATGAAATTAATCAACCTCCTGACCAAGCTGCCGATCATCCACCAGTTCGGCCCGACCTACCTGGTGGTTGCCGCACTGTGTAACGACTCGCGACTGGTCCGCCCCGGCTCCGCCTTCTTTGCCCTGCGCGGCACGGCCCAGGACGGTCATAACTATATCCAGCAAGCGCTGCAGCAAGGGGCGAAAATTCTCTTCATGGAGGAAATGATAGCGCTGCCGGCTGACTGCTGCGGGATTGTCGTTGCTGACTGCCGTAAAACCCTTTCCCTTGCCGCCGCAGAATTTTACCGACATCCGGAAGCAGAGCTCTGCATGGTCGGTGTTACCGGCACCAACGGCAAGACGACAATTACTTATCTCCTTGAAGCGATCCTGCGCGCCGCCGGCAAAGCGCCGGCTGTTTTGGGGACGGTGAGCTATCGCTTCAATGATCTGCAACAGGTCGCTTCTCATACCACCCCTGATGCGATTGAACTTTTCGCGTCCCTCGCCACCTTCCGCCAGCACGGCGCCACTGCTGCGGTGATGGAGGTCTCGTCGCACGCCCTGCATCAATATCGGGTCGAAGGGATCAGTTTTGATGCGGCGGTCTTTACCAACCTGACGCCGGAACATCTCGATTATCATGCCGATATGGAGGAGTACTTTGCTGCCAAGCGACGCCTCTTTGCTGAGCGCTTAAAACCAGGAGCGCGCGCCGCCCTCTGCATTGACGACGCTTATGGCGAGCGTCTCGCCAGCGAATTTCCTCAGGCCATTACCTGTGGCCTTGCGTCGCGGGCAGCTGTCCATCCTCAAGAGATCAAGCTCTCTCTTGACGGCATTCACGGAACCTTCACCTCCCCGCTGGGACTGCTTCGTATCGACTCGCGCCTGGTCGGCCCCTTCAATCTTCAGAATCTCCTTTGCGCGGTTGCGGCCGGCGTTGCTCTGAATCTACCGACGACAGCGATCGAAGCCGGCATCGACGCCGCGCATGCGGTCCCGGGACGATTGGAACGGGTCGAAAATGCACGCGGAGCTCTCATTCTCGTCGATTACGCCCACACCGGCGACGCCCTCGATAAAGCTCTCGCCGCCGTCGCTACCCTCCAACCGCAACGGATCATCACTGTCTTTGGCTGCGGTGGCGACCGCGATCGGCGCAAGCGGCCGATCATGGGAGAGGTTGCCGCCCGCCACTCGCAGTTGGCGATCGTGACTTCGGACAACCCGCGCACTGAAGACCCGCATGCCATCATCGCCGAGGTTGAAAAGGGGGTGCAGCAGATTCATCCGCGCAGGCTAAGTGAAGCAGAGGTCCGGCAGGGAGCAAACGGCTATCTGGTCGTCCCTGACCGCCGTCAGGCGATCCGCCTCGCCGTCTCGATCCTGACGGCGGGGGACCTCCTCCTCGTTGCCGGCAAGGGGCACGAAGATTATCAGATTATCGGCAAAGAAAAATTTCACTTCGACGATCGCGAAGAGTTGCGCGCAGCCCTGTCAACCGGGGGATCGGCATGA
- a CDS encoding UDP-N-acetylmuramoyl-tripeptide--D-alanyl-D-alanine ligase, with translation MNLDLQKIASAVNGKLHPHHAHGEICGITTDSRTVAPGELFVALRGPTFDGHDFIAAAAANGAGAILCDHLSAESPLPQIVVADTLRALGDLAAFWRHRFHLPVAAVTGSSGKTTTKEMLAAILARTAPGLKTAGNFNNLIGLPLTIFQLSTAAQWAVLEMGMSERGEIARLTEIAAPTVGVITNVAPAHLLTMKSLGAIARAKGELFAALHPGSLAVINLDDERVAAIPVANGVQRRTYGLSAAADIRAEEIRPEGAEVRFILRAAGETRPIRLALPGRHNVSNALAAAAAALGMGRTLEDIVAGLEAFAPVKGRMETHLLSDGIVLIEDTYNANPLSVKAALIALDEMGGSGERIVVLGDMLELGESSADLHREVGEFAAAHCDRLLLLGPESREMAEGARSAGLPAARIAHCDNHSEAAQRLIQTVRPGARILIKGSRGMKMEQITAELRSKLGLLPTKG, from the coding sequence ATGAACCTTGACCTGCAAAAGATCGCCAGTGCGGTGAATGGCAAACTCCACCCGCATCATGCCCATGGTGAAATTTGCGGCATCACCACCGACAGTCGCACGGTGGCGCCCGGCGAACTCTTCGTGGCCTTACGGGGTCCAACTTTCGATGGCCACGACTTCATCGCCGCCGCCGCCGCCAATGGGGCCGGGGCGATCCTTTGTGATCATTTGTCAGCAGAATCACCTCTCCCGCAGATCGTTGTCGCCGACACCCTGCGGGCCCTTGGTGATCTTGCCGCCTTCTGGCGCCATCGTTTTCACCTGCCGGTTGCCGCCGTCACCGGTTCCTCCGGCAAGACAACGACGAAAGAGATGCTGGCCGCTATTTTGGCACGGACCGCACCCGGCCTGAAGACAGCCGGCAACTTTAACAACCTGATCGGCCTGCCGCTGACAATCTTTCAACTCTCCACCGCAGCTCAATGGGCGGTCCTGGAGATGGGGATGAGTGAGCGGGGCGAAATTGCCCGTTTGACCGAAATAGCCGCTCCGACCGTCGGCGTGATTACCAATGTGGCACCGGCCCATCTGTTGACCATGAAGAGCCTCGGCGCTATCGCGCGCGCCAAAGGGGAACTCTTTGCTGCCTTGCACCCGGGATCGCTGGCAGTCATCAATCTTGATGATGAACGGGTAGCAGCGATCCCTGTAGCTAATGGAGTACAGCGGCGCACCTACGGTCTGAGCGCCGCCGCAGATATCCGCGCTGAAGAGATTCGACCCGAGGGCGCCGAAGTGCGCTTCATTCTGCGCGCCGCCGGCGAAACGCGGCCAATCCGCCTTGCTCTTCCGGGGCGGCACAATGTCAGCAACGCCCTGGCAGCAGCAGCGGCAGCCCTCGGCATGGGCCGCACCCTGGAAGACATTGTCGCAGGGCTCGAAGCCTTTGCACCGGTCAAAGGGCGCATGGAGACCCACCTGCTCAGCGACGGCATCGTCCTGATCGAAGACACCTACAATGCCAACCCGCTCTCGGTTAAAGCCGCCCTCATCGCTCTCGATGAAATGGGGGGAAGCGGTGAGCGCATCGTTGTTCTCGGGGACATGCTCGAACTTGGCGAAAGCTCGGCAGACCTGCACCGCGAGGTCGGGGAGTTTGCAGCGGCACACTGCGACCGTCTCCTGCTCCTTGGGCCGGAAAGCCGGGAGATGGCAGAGGGGGCCCGTTCTGCCGGTCTGCCCGCAGCTCGAATCGCTCACTGCGACAACCACAGTGAGGCGGCGCAGCGGCTGATTCAGACCGTTCGTCCCGGGGCCCGCATCCTCATCAAGGGATCACGGGGAATGAAAATGGAGCAGATTACCGCCGAACTGCGCAGCAAACTCGGCCTTCTGCCGACGAAAGGCTGA
- a CDS encoding phospho-N-acetylmuramoyl-pentapeptide-transferase gives MLYHLLYPLHTYVSAFGVFRYITFRSIYATITALLIAFLLGPWLIKKLQNLQISQTIRRDGPESHFKKEGTPTMGGTLILLSIVLPTLLWADLTNLYVWIVLFVTISFGAVGFIDDWRKIKEKNSKGLSARQKMFWLTLIACVATFLLYLSGFKTTVAFPFFKAFRPDFGLLYIPFAVLVIVGAGNAVNLTDGLDGLAIGPMVIAAATYLIFAYAAGNFKVAEYLQITGVNGAGELSVLCGAMVGAGLGFLWFNTYPAQVFMGDVGSLSLGGALGTIAVITKQELVLLVVGGIFVMEALSVIVQVTSFRLYGKRVFRMAPIHHHFELKGWAEPKIIVRFWIISILLALIAISTLKLR, from the coding sequence ATGCTTTATCACCTCCTTTATCCGCTTCATACCTACGTCTCAGCTTTTGGCGTCTTTCGCTATATAACCTTCCGCTCGATCTATGCGACGATCACCGCCCTGCTCATCGCCTTTCTCCTCGGTCCCTGGCTGATTAAAAAACTGCAGAATTTGCAGATCAGTCAAACTATTCGCCGCGACGGTCCGGAATCACACTTCAAAAAGGAGGGGACACCGACCATGGGGGGGACGCTCATCCTCCTCTCCATCGTCCTGCCGACCCTTCTCTGGGCGGACTTGACCAACCTCTATGTCTGGATCGTCCTCTTTGTCACCATCAGCTTTGGCGCGGTCGGCTTTATCGATGACTGGCGCAAGATCAAAGAAAAGAACAGCAAGGGACTCTCGGCCCGGCAGAAGATGTTCTGGCTGACACTGATCGCCTGTGTTGCCACGTTTCTGCTTTATCTCAGTGGTTTCAAGACCACCGTTGCCTTCCCCTTCTTTAAGGCTTTCCGTCCTGACTTCGGGCTGCTTTACATCCCCTTTGCGGTGCTGGTGATTGTCGGCGCCGGCAATGCCGTCAACCTGACCGATGGCCTCGACGGATTGGCGATCGGACCGATGGTGATTGCCGCTGCCACCTATCTGATCTTTGCTTATGCTGCCGGCAACTTTAAGGTCGCCGAATACCTGCAAATCACCGGGGTCAATGGCGCCGGGGAACTCAGTGTCCTTTGTGGTGCCATGGTCGGGGCGGGGCTCGGCTTCCTCTGGTTTAATACTTATCCCGCTCAGGTCTTTATGGGCGACGTCGGCAGCCTTTCCCTCGGCGGCGCTCTTGGCACGATTGCTGTCATTACCAAACAGGAACTGGTCCTGCTCGTCGTCGGCGGCATCTTTGTCATGGAAGCCCTCTCGGTTATCGTCCAAGTGACCTCATTTCGTCTCTACGGGAAACGGGTCTTCCGCATGGCGCCGATTCACCACCATTTTGAACTCAAGGGCTGGGCGGAACCAAAGATAATCGTGCGTTTCTGGATTATCAGTATCCTGCTGGCCTTGATTGCTATCTCAACCCTGAAACTGCGTTAA
- the murD gene encoding UDP-N-acetylmuramoyl-L-alanine--D-glutamate ligase — protein sequence MNRIDYPQQKIMIVGAGRTGIALCRYFVQRGAEVTLSDTRPADNLTELDELIHLGVTLDLGGHTAAKFLESNLIVISPGVSLQLPVIKTAAAAGIPVLGEIEIACREFDVPLIAITGTNGKSTTTTLIGAIYSAWGKQPFVGGNLGTPLIASTQRSDYNVIVAEISSFQLEAVEQFHPRYALLLNLSEDHLDRYPDMESYITAKREIFKRMTASDVAILNAEDAYTATFSEKVIAQKIFFSSRRILDKGMGYDGTQIVWRHQNSEYHFPVSDLQIKGLHNIENVMAALIAPLCDGCPPELAWEAVCAFRGLEHRMNLVRVLNGVHWYNDSKGTNVGSVVKSLEGLQPPVTLIAGGKDKGGDYAPLADLISEKVRHLILIGEASARIEVALGNLTHTVRAASLEDAVALAHALTETGGTVLLSPGCSSFDMFKSYAERGNVFSAAVERLPEVRR from the coding sequence ATGAATCGAATCGATTATCCGCAGCAGAAGATTATGATTGTCGGTGCCGGCCGGACCGGCATCGCTCTGTGCCGTTACTTTGTTCAACGCGGTGCCGAGGTGACTCTGTCGGATACACGTCCGGCCGACAACCTGACAGAACTCGACGAACTCATCCATCTCGGTGTGACCCTTGATCTCGGCGGCCATACCGCCGCGAAGTTTTTAGAAAGCAACCTGATCGTCATCAGTCCCGGGGTTTCTCTCCAGTTGCCGGTTATCAAGACTGCTGCGGCGGCCGGTATTCCAGTTTTAGGCGAGATAGAAATTGCTTGTCGCGAATTTGACGTTCCGCTGATTGCCATTACTGGTACCAACGGCAAATCGACGACAACGACGCTGATCGGCGCCATCTACTCCGCCTGGGGCAAGCAACCTTTTGTCGGCGGCAACCTCGGCACCCCGCTTATCGCGTCGACGCAGCGCAGCGATTATAACGTCATCGTTGCCGAGATCTCTTCCTTTCAACTTGAAGCTGTCGAACAATTTCATCCTCGTTACGCGCTCCTGCTCAACCTGAGTGAAGATCATCTTGACCGCTATCCTGATATGGAGAGCTATATAACTGCCAAACGAGAGATCTTCAAACGCATGACGGCAAGCGATGTCGCCATTCTCAACGCCGAAGATGCCTACACGGCCACCTTTAGCGAGAAGGTCATCGCCCAAAAGATCTTTTTTTCGTCAAGGCGGATTCTGGACAAAGGCATGGGCTACGATGGCACCCAGATCGTCTGGCGCCACCAAAACAGCGAGTACCATTTCCCGGTCAGTGATCTGCAAATCAAGGGCCTGCACAACATTGAAAATGTCATGGCTGCCCTCATCGCCCCCCTCTGTGATGGTTGCCCGCCAGAGCTTGCCTGGGAGGCGGTCTGTGCTTTCCGCGGTCTGGAGCACCGGATGAACCTGGTGCGTGTCCTGAACGGTGTCCATTGGTACAACGATTCCAAGGGGACTAACGTCGGCAGTGTCGTCAAGAGTCTGGAAGGGTTGCAGCCACCGGTAACGCTGATTGCCGGAGGAAAGGACAAGGGGGGTGATTATGCCCCGCTTGCTGATCTCATCAGCGAAAAGGTCCGCCATCTTATCCTCATTGGTGAAGCGAGCGCGCGTATCGAGGTTGCGTTGGGAAACTTGACCCATACTGTCCGCGCCGCTTCACTGGAAGATGCGGTAGCTCTAGCGCACGCACTGACAGAAACGGGAGGCACGGTCCTCCTCTCACCGGGATGCTCCAGTTTTGACATGTTCAAGAGTTACGCCGAGCGCGGCAACGTCTTCAGCGCTGCAGTGGAGCGTTTGCCGGAGGTGCGGCGATGA